The Nitrospirota bacterium DNA segment CACCGTTTCCCCATGAGGCATCCTCTAAGGAATACTGTTTTCCAGTGGATGCCGCAAACACGATTGCACCGTTTTCAGCAGAGGATAGCTCGTTTACAACTGCATCTATGTCTGCAACCCCTCTCCTTGTTCCCATCACATTTCCCGAATAGCATGTATCCACAAACATAATCGTCTTTCCTGCTAAGGAGGCTATCGTGGTCTTTATCTCGGAAAATACAACCCCTGTCCTTTTAAGCTTATCCGAGTCTGCATCAACAGGCAGA contains these protein-coding regions:
- a CDS encoding caspase family protein, producing LPVDADSDKLKRTGVVFSEIKTTIASLAGKTIMFVDTCYSGNVMGTRRGVADIDAVVNELSSAENGAIVFAASTGKQYSLEDASWGNGAFTKALVEGLSGKADYTGKGRITLNMLDLYVSERVKELTKGKQTPTTTKPVITVDFPIAIRK